The following are from one region of the Tenacibaculum dicentrarchi genome:
- the sprA gene encoding cell surface protein SprA, whose protein sequence is MEKKIINIFLTTLALLVSVVSFSQNTGSTANNIVKKDTLIPLKYRFSNTQKGALFLNNPSEKIVRYDKAINKFVMVEKIGDYTIGTPIFMTPNEYKKYRLKNDIKAYFQEKVAATNPKSKGSKKARKNLLPKYYVNSKFFESIFGGNTVDVKPTGQVNIKLGGVYQKNENPQISIENQSNFTFDFDQQLSVGLQAKIGERLKVTANYDTQSTFDFQNIIKLEYTPTEDDIIRNIEAGNVSMPIKNSLINGAQTLFGVKTELQFGKTHITAAFSQQNSQSKTVVAQGGATIEPFELRASDYDNDRHFFLGHYFRENYKEALVNYPLVNSPINITRVEVWVTNTSQNVTDYRSIVGLADLGESNTKSLVNTEVKKLNGSPVTANGFNIPDNKVNKLANLLTESGQIRDVATIDAAIKSEGIIAKQGYNYSYLQNARKLQPNEFRVHNQLGFISLNRRLNDGEVLAVAYEYTVVGASNGETVFKVGEFSNDGVVAPSNLVVKLLRSEILNTIRPNTSAPGFLGEAFPTWQLMMKNVYALGAFPLQREGFRIELLYRDDQTGTLQNTLQNAETDKNDADKAVRKKPLLRIFNLDKLDQSEYAVPKGDGFFDYVDGITVNSERGYVIFPEPEPFGNGLKDALTNTSDQKKYLFEELYLTTKIQAKNEYQNKDKFFLKGYFKAATSRGISLGGFNIPRGSVRVTAGGRQLVEGIDYVVDYQLGRVQILDAGLEASGIPINATTESNNLFSQQRKTFIGIDVEHRFSENFTLGGTYLNVSEKPITPKVNFGGEPINNTMLGFNLAYSSEVPFLTKLANKLPFVETDAPSNVSVRADLAYLIPGSPSGINVDGTATSYLDDFEASQIPINLGSPQQWFLASTPESQQLNGGSGDLSYNYNRAKIAWYNVDQLFYAGSNRPGNIDENELSRNEVRQIRYNELFPNTDLDITQQNLVRTLDLAYYPSERGPYNYNVGQETATKRWAGIMRPLTTNNFEQSNVEYIQFWLMDPYENYSITQAEGLPTGVNPQDFSNQVGKLFINLGNVSEDILKDGRKQYENGLPEDGDKTEGLNVNETAWGNIPINPSILYAFDNDNNHRKNQDIGLDGLNDAEETAFLKRKHNLTDQQIASFGNDPAGDNFQYFRGGAIEALNPSILSRYKNFNGTQGNSPTASQSGESYPTSSTAYPDTEDINKDQTMNPVNSYFEYEVSLNKADLIKGQNHIIDVKEGVSVSLSNGQKITPKWYQFRIPIRNITEDQKINGISDFNSIRFIRMFLTEFKMPVVLRFGELELVRGDWRRYTKTFPENGVPVALKPSELNKFEVGVVSIEQNQERYQLPPGIQREELQGTNRIQRQNEQSVTLKVTDLPADQVRTIYKNISIDMRRYKKLRMFLHAETPTGSGTQSGDMVAVIRLGTDLNDNYYEIEKPLSLSTSNATSEDVWLPAENNLEIPLKELANLKLLRPLDASITEIFSSSKVAGLKISVKGNPTLAQIKTVMLGVKNTSNSTKTAEVWFNELRAVGFDNKGGWATVVNADANLADVMDVSLAGRMSTIGFGSIEDRVQQRSIEQTKQYSVATNVQLGKMMPKKWNIQLPMTYSYGEEFRDPKYDPQFQDIELKEALDKNPNSKNAQDYTRRKSISFINVKKNKNPESKKTPKFYDVENVSVSYAHNEELHRDYNIEKFENTNVMAGASYNFNFKPFVIEPFKKSTVFKSKYLKLIKDLNINPVPKTIAVNSKINRSYNTQQSRNLIEGLTAQPELIQRRFLFNWDYTVGFDLTKSLQLNFNATNNYIYDSFGTEENLEIYDQFFTVGRPDNYHQKLNTTYKLPLKKIPFLNFVTADYGYTADFDWKAGSQSVINQKDELTGEITTIDYQDVVGNMIQNTNTHNLNATIDFGRFYKTLKLDKLLLKGTKKSPVKKASLKKNASFGRKILKGTYNILTSVKRGKISYSQNNGTLLQGYKPSVGFLGRNNYAGGTAPSLGFVFGSQTDILNAAIENGWLVTRTSQTDKKQPYYSKNYGKTAYKKLDYTVSVKPFKNLTIDLRANKIHTSNLNQQLDIISDGAGGFEQDPKIKAFETGNYSTSHFMMGTIFTNNDALYDTFLANRATISERLSAASKLPNTPDAGYKITGQQVMLPAFIAAYSGINASKVSTNVFKNIPIPNWTLRFNGLMQYKWFKKSFSSFTVSHGYKSSYTIGNYTNNLQYDTSVATNTNNSGNYQSELLLSSATLIDEFSPLVKVDFRMKNSFSFKGEIRRDRSLTLNFNNNTLTDVKGTEYVVGFGYKIKDVKFVTKFTGKKQTVKGDINLRADVSLRDNLTLIRSVDKENSQITGGEKLFGLKFIADYNLSSSLTASFYYNHQTFKYAVSTTFPRQSINAGINIIYNLGN, encoded by the coding sequence TTGGAAAAAAAAATCATCAATATATTCTTAACAACACTTGCTTTATTGGTAAGTGTTGTTTCGTTTTCGCAAAATACAGGAAGTACTGCCAATAATATTGTAAAAAAAGATACACTTATACCTTTAAAGTATCGTTTTAGCAATACTCAAAAAGGGGCACTTTTTTTAAATAATCCATCAGAAAAAATTGTGCGCTATGACAAGGCAATCAATAAATTTGTGATGGTAGAAAAAATTGGTGATTATACTATTGGTACACCCATTTTTATGACGCCTAATGAATATAAAAAGTATCGCTTAAAAAACGATATTAAAGCATATTTTCAAGAAAAAGTAGCCGCAACAAACCCAAAGAGTAAAGGGAGTAAAAAAGCTCGAAAAAATTTATTACCAAAATATTATGTAAATTCAAAGTTTTTTGAATCTATTTTCGGAGGAAATACCGTAGATGTTAAGCCAACAGGACAGGTAAATATTAAGTTGGGTGGGGTTTATCAGAAAAATGAAAACCCGCAAATATCTATTGAAAATCAAAGTAATTTCACCTTTGATTTTGATCAGCAATTAAGTGTTGGTTTACAAGCAAAAATAGGGGAACGCCTAAAAGTAACCGCAAATTACGATACCCAATCTACCTTTGATTTTCAAAACATTATCAAGTTAGAATATACCCCAACCGAAGATGATATTATTAGAAATATCGAAGCGGGAAATGTTAGCATGCCTATTAAAAACTCATTAATAAACGGTGCGCAAACATTGTTTGGAGTAAAAACCGAACTACAATTTGGTAAAACACATATAACTGCCGCTTTTTCGCAGCAAAACTCACAATCTAAAACTGTAGTAGCTCAAGGAGGCGCTACCATTGAACCTTTTGAATTACGTGCTTCTGATTATGACAATGACCGTCACTTCTTTTTAGGGCATTATTTTAGAGAAAATTACAAAGAAGCCTTAGTTAATTATCCGCTAGTAAACAGTCCGATAAATATTACAAGGGTTGAGGTTTGGGTAACAAATACCTCTCAAAACGTAACCGATTACCGAAGTATTGTAGGACTTGCCGATTTAGGAGAGTCGAATACCAAGAGTTTAGTAAATACTGAAGTTAAAAAATTAAACGGTAGTCCTGTAACTGCAAATGGTTTTAACATTCCTGATAATAAGGTAAATAAATTAGCAAATTTATTAACAGAATCAGGGCAAATTAGAGATGTAGCTACCATAGATGCCGCTATAAAAAGCGAAGGAATTATAGCAAAACAAGGCTATAATTATTCCTATTTACAAAATGCTCGAAAGTTACAACCCAATGAATTTAGAGTACACAATCAACTAGGATTTATCTCTTTAAACAGACGTTTAAATGATGGTGAAGTTTTAGCGGTTGCCTACGAATATACTGTTGTTGGAGCTTCAAATGGTGAAACAGTTTTTAAAGTAGGAGAATTTTCAAACGATGGCGTAGTTGCGCCGTCTAACTTAGTGGTAAAATTACTGCGTAGTGAAATTTTAAACACCATTCGCCCTAATACAAGTGCGCCTGGTTTTTTAGGAGAAGCATTTCCTACCTGGCAATTAATGATGAAAAACGTGTATGCTTTAGGCGCTTTTCCATTACAACGTGAAGGTTTTCGTATTGAATTATTATATAGAGATGATCAAACAGGAACCCTACAAAATACTTTACAAAATGCCGAAACTGATAAAAATGATGCCGATAAAGCAGTGCGAAAAAAACCATTACTGCGAATATTCAATTTAGATAAATTAGACCAAAGTGAATATGCCGTACCCAAAGGAGATGGTTTTTTTGATTATGTAGATGGAATAACAGTAAATTCTGAAAGAGGATATGTTATTTTTCCAGAGCCAGAACCTTTTGGAAATGGTTTAAAAGATGCTTTGACCAATACAAGCGATCAAAAAAAATACCTTTTTGAAGAACTATATTTAACCACTAAAATTCAGGCAAAAAACGAATATCAAAATAAAGATAAATTCTTTTTAAAAGGATATTTTAAAGCTGCAACAAGTCGTGGAATATCGCTTGGCGGATTTAACATTCCTAGAGGTTCGGTTCGTGTTACCGCAGGCGGACGACAATTAGTAGAAGGAATTGATTATGTGGTAGATTATCAACTAGGGCGTGTACAAATTTTAGACGCAGGATTAGAAGCATCAGGGATTCCTATTAATGCGACTACCGAAAGTAATAATTTATTTAGTCAGCAACGAAAAACATTTATTGGAATTGATGTAGAACATCGTTTTTCAGAAAACTTTACTTTAGGAGGAACGTATTTGAATGTAAGCGAAAAACCAATAACACCAAAGGTGAATTTTGGAGGTGAACCAATTAACAACACTATGTTAGGGTTTAATTTAGCATATTCTTCTGAAGTGCCTTTTTTAACAAAATTAGCCAACAAATTACCCTTTGTAGAAACGGATGCGCCGTCAAATGTATCGGTTCGAGCCGATTTGGCATATTTAATTCCTGGTTCGCCAAGCGGAATTAATGTAGATGGAACGGCAACTTCTTATTTAGATGATTTTGAAGCGTCTCAAATTCCTATTAATTTAGGTTCGCCACAGCAATGGTTTTTGGCAAGTACGCCAGAATCACAACAATTAAATGGTGGTTCAGGCGATTTATCATACAATTATAATAGGGCAAAAATAGCTTGGTATAATGTAGATCAGCTTTTTTATGCAGGATCAAACAGACCAGGAAATATTGATGAAAATGAACTGTCAAGAAATGAAGTGCGTCAAATTCGTTACAATGAATTATTTCCAAATACAGATTTAGATATTACCCAACAAAACTTAGTAAGAACCTTAGATTTGGCGTATTATCCGTCAGAAAGAGGTCCTTATAATTACAATGTAGGTCAAGAAACAGCAACAAAACGTTGGGCAGGAATTATGCGCCCGTTAACAACCAATAACTTTGAACAGTCAAATGTGGAGTATATTCAATTTTGGCTGATGGATCCGTATGAAAATTACTCGATTACTCAGGCGGAAGGTTTGCCAACAGGTGTAAATCCTCAAGATTTTAGCAATCAGGTAGGAAAGTTATTTATCAATTTAGGAAATGTTTCTGAAGATATTTTAAAAGATGGTAGAAAGCAATATGAAAATGGTTTACCTGAAGATGGTGATAAAACCGAAGGGCTTAATGTAAACGAAACCGCTTGGGGAAATATACCAATTAATCCATCGATTTTATATGCTTTTGATAATGATAACAACCATAGAAAAAATCAGGATATTGGTTTAGATGGATTGAATGATGCCGAAGAAACAGCTTTTCTTAAAAGAAAACATAATTTAACAGATCAGCAAATAGCAAGCTTTGGAAATGACCCTGCGGGCGATAATTTTCAATATTTTAGAGGAGGCGCAATAGAGGCGTTAAATCCGTCAATTTTATCACGATATAAAAACTTTAACGGTACACAAGGAAATTCGCCAACGGCAAGCCAATCGGGGGAGTCATATCCTACATCATCAACAGCATATCCTGATACTGAAGATATTAATAAGGATCAAACAATGAACCCTGTTAATAGTTATTTTGAATACGAAGTTTCATTAAATAAAGCCGATTTAATAAAAGGTCAAAATCATATTATTGATGTTAAAGAAGGAGTATCGGTTAGTTTATCAAACGGACAAAAAATAACGCCTAAATGGTATCAATTTAGAATACCTATTCGAAATATTACTGAAGATCAAAAAATAAATGGAATTTCTGATTTTAATAGTATTCGCTTTATCAGAATGTTTTTAACCGAATTTAAAATGCCTGTTGTTTTACGATTTGGTGAATTAGAATTGGTGCGTGGCGATTGGCGACGTTACACCAAAACATTCCCGGAAAATGGTGTTCCTGTTGCTTTAAAACCGAGCGAACTTAATAAGTTTGAAGTGGGTGTTGTTAGTATTGAGCAAAATCAGGAAAGATATCAATTACCTCCAGGAATTCAACGAGAAGAATTACAAGGAACAAACAGAATTCAACGTCAAAATGAGCAATCGGTAACCTTAAAAGTAACCGATTTACCTGCCGATCAGGTAAGAACAATTTATAAAAATATTAGTATTGATATGCGTAGATATAAAAAACTACGAATGTTTTTGCATGCCGAAACTCCTACGGGTAGCGGTACTCAAAGTGGCGATATGGTTGCCGTTATCCGCCTAGGTACAGATTTGAATGATAATTATTACGAAATTGAAAAACCGTTAAGTTTATCAACTTCTAATGCAACTTCTGAAGATGTTTGGTTGCCAGCAGAAAATAATTTAGAAATCCCTTTAAAAGAGCTTGCTAACTTAAAATTATTAAGACCTTTAGATGCGAGTATTACCGAAATATTTTCATCATCAAAAGTAGCTGGTTTAAAAATATCAGTAAAAGGAAACCCAACATTGGCACAAATAAAAACGGTAATGTTAGGGGTAAAAAACACATCGAATTCAACCAAAACAGCTGAGGTTTGGTTTAACGAATTACGAGCAGTTGGTTTTGATAATAAAGGAGGATGGGCAACGGTTGTAAATGCCGATGCCAACCTTGCCGATGTAATGGATGTATCTTTAGCAGGTAGGATGTCAACCATTGGTTTTGGTAGTATTGAAGATAGAGTTCAGCAACGAAGTATTGAGCAAACCAAGCAATATAGCGTTGCCACGAATGTTCAATTGGGTAAAATGATGCCTAAAAAATGGAATATTCAATTGCCGATGACTTACAGTTATGGCGAAGAATTTAGAGATCCTAAATACGATCCTCAATTTCAGGATATTGAACTAAAAGAAGCGTTAGATAAAAATCCAAATAGTAAAAATGCGCAAGACTATACGCGTAGAAAAAGTATTAGCTTTATCAATGTTAAAAAGAATAAAAATCCTGAAAGTAAAAAAACGCCAAAGTTTTATGATGTAGAAAATGTATCGGTTTCTTATGCGCATAATGAAGAGTTACATCGAGATTATAATATTGAAAAATTTGAAAACACCAATGTAATGGCAGGTGCGAGTTATAATTTTAATTTCAAGCCTTTTGTTATTGAACCGTTTAAAAAATCGACAGTATTTAAAAGTAAGTATTTAAAATTGATAAAAGACTTAAATATAAATCCTGTTCCTAAAACAATTGCTGTTAATTCTAAAATTAATAGAAGTTATAATACTCAACAATCACGAAATTTAATTGAAGGTTTAACTGCACAGCCCGAATTAATTCAACGTAGATTTTTATTTAATTGGGATTATACTGTTGGTTTTGATTTAACAAAATCATTGCAATTGAATTTTAATGCAACCAATAATTATATTTATGATAGTTTTGGAACGGAAGAAAATTTAGAAATCTACGATCAGTTTTTTACCGTTGGACGCCCTGATAATTATCATCAGAAATTAAATACCACCTATAAATTACCGCTTAAAAAAATACCGTTTTTGAATTTTGTAACTGCCGATTACGGCTACACTGCCGATTTTGATTGGAAAGCAGGTTCGCAGAGTGTCATTAATCAGAAAGATGAATTAACGGGTGAAATTACCACTATTGATTACCAAGATGTTGTTGGTAATATGATTCAGAATACCAACACGCACAACTTAAATGCTACGATTGATTTTGGGCGTTTTTATAAAACCTTAAAGCTTGATAAACTACTATTAAAAGGAACTAAAAAGAGCCCTGTTAAAAAAGCAAGTTTAAAAAAGAATGCTTCTTTTGGGCGTAAAATATTGAAAGGAACCTATAATATTTTAACATCAGTAAAAAGAGGTAAAATTAGTTATTCTCAAAATAATGGTACTTTATTACAGGGGTACAAACCTTCAGTTGGTTTTTTAGGAAGAAACAATTATGCTGGTGGTACTGCGCCATCTTTAGGGTTTGTATTTGGTAGTCAAACAGATATTTTAAATGCTGCTATTGAAAACGGATGGTTGGTTACAAGAACAAGTCAAACAGATAAAAAACAACCTTATTATAGTAAGAATTACGGGAAAACAGCCTATAAAAAGTTAGATTATACAGTGTCTGTAAAACCTTTTAAAAATTTAACGATTGATTTAAGAGCAAATAAAATTCATACCAGTAATTTAAATCAACAGTTAGATATAATTTCTGATGGAGCTGGCGGTTTTGAGCAAGACCCAAAAATTAAAGCCTTCGAAACAGGTAATTACAGTACGAGTCATTTTATGATGGGAACTATTTTTACAAACAATGATGCGTTATACGATACCTTTTTAGCAAACCGAGCAACAATTTCAGAACGCTTATCTGCTGCATCAAAATTACCAAACACACCAGATGCAGGATATAAAATAACAGGTCAACAAGTAATGCTTCCTGCATTTATAGCAGCATATTCAGGAATTAATGCCAGTAAGGTAAGTACCAATGTGTTTAAAAATATTCCAATTCCTAACTGGACATTGCGTTTTAATGGGTTAATGCAATATAAGTGGTTTAAAAAATCATTTTCATCATTTACCGTATCTCATGGGTATAAATCATCTTATACAATAGGAAATTACACCAATAATTTACAATATGATACATCGGTAGCAACAAATACAAATAATTCTGGTAATTATCAGTCAGAACTACTACTTTCGTCAGCAACTTTAATCGATGAGTTTTCTCCTTTGGTAAAAGTCGATTTTAGAATGAAAAATTCATTTTCATTTAAAGGAGAAATACGAAGAGATAGAAGCTTAACTTTAAATTTTAATAATAATACTTTAACTGATGTTAAAGGAACAGAATATGTTGTTGGCTTTGGATATAAAATTAAAGATGTTAAATTTGTAACCAAATTTACTGGGAAAAAGCAAACCGTGAAAGGAGATATTAATTTAAGGGCAGATGTTTCTTTAAGAGATAATTTAACTTTAATACGAAGTGTTGATAAAGAGAATAGTCAAATAACAGGAGGAGAGAAATTATTTGGGTTAAAATTTATTGCCGATTATAATTTAAGTAGTAGTTTAACAGCGTCGTTTTATTACAACCATCAAACGTTTAAATACGCGGTGTCAACTACATTTCCAAGGCAGTCAATTAATGCGGGAATCAATATTATATATAATTTAGGAAATTAA
- the gcvH gene encoding glycine cleavage system protein GcvH codes for MNIPSELKFTKDHEWVKIEQGVATIGITDFAQGELGDIVYVDVDTLDETLDIEEVFGSVEAVKTVSDLFMPLSGEVIEFNEKLEDEPELVNSDPYGDGWMIKIKLSETSQTEDLLSAQAYQELIKG; via the coding sequence ATGAACATTCCATCAGAATTAAAGTTTACAAAAGACCACGAATGGGTTAAAATTGAACAAGGTGTAGCAACAATTGGTATTACCGATTTTGCACAAGGAGAATTAGGTGACATCGTTTATGTAGATGTTGATACTTTAGACGAAACTTTAGATATTGAAGAAGTTTTTGGTTCGGTAGAAGCAGTTAAAACGGTATCTGATCTTTTTATGCCTTTATCAGGAGAGGTAATCGAATTTAATGAGAAATTAGAAGACGAGCCAGAATTAGTAAATTCAGATCCTTACGGTGATGGTTGGATGATAAAAATTAAATTATCAGAAACTTCACAAACGGAAGATTTATTAAGTGCTCAAGCGTATCAAGAGCTTATTAAAGGATAA
- a CDS encoding VanZ family protein has product MLKRIKSLLKDNLTIIAILISIGIAILSLIKIGKPPAIIQIKNLDKYEHAFAYFVLCFVWLIAFDKKKTNKIIIVLCCLFYGIIIEGLQVTITTYRSGDVLDIVANTTGILIAYMMYFLFLRKM; this is encoded by the coding sequence GTGCTCAAGCGTATCAAGAGCTTATTAAAGGATAATTTAACGATAATAGCAATACTGATAAGCATCGGTATTGCTATTCTTAGTTTAATTAAAATTGGAAAACCACCCGCTATTATTCAAATAAAAAATTTAGACAAATACGAGCATGCTTTTGCTTATTTTGTTTTATGCTTTGTTTGGTTAATTGCCTTTGATAAAAAAAAAACAAATAAAATTATAATTGTTTTATGCTGTTTGTTTTACGGCATAATTATTGAAGGGCTTCAGGTAACAATAACAACATACCGATCAGGTGATGTTTTAGATATTGTAGCAAATACGACGGGTATTTTAATAGCTTATATGATGTACTTTCTTTTTTTGAGAAAAATGTAA
- a CDS encoding energy transducer TonB has product MEIKKNPKSNLENYSKLFMQLGLVLALFVTYVAIENKTYDKTYGVLEGVEMASEIEEETIELTIEPPKPKQNTPPPPAPDKIEVVEDEKEVEETVIESTETDESEAVEVEDIEEVEEEEVVVEDVPFAIIEEVPIFPGCTGSKTEKKACLNKKLQKHVQRNFDAELANELGLSPGKKRIYVQFKIDKDGSITSVNARAPHPRLKKEAIRVAKKIPKMKPGRQRGRAVRVGYTLPITFNVE; this is encoded by the coding sequence ATGGAAATTAAGAAGAATCCAAAGTCAAATTTAGAGAATTATAGTAAACTGTTTATGCAGCTAGGTTTGGTTTTAGCTTTATTTGTAACATATGTTGCAATTGAAAATAAAACATATGATAAAACATATGGCGTTTTAGAAGGTGTTGAAATGGCATCTGAAATTGAAGAAGAAACAATTGAATTAACCATTGAGCCACCAAAACCAAAACAAAATACTCCACCACCACCAGCTCCAGATAAAATTGAAGTTGTAGAGGATGAGAAGGAAGTAGAAGAAACTGTTATTGAGTCGACTGAAACTGATGAATCTGAAGCTGTTGAGGTAGAAGATATCGAAGAAGTTGAAGAGGAAGAAGTTGTAGTAGAAGATGTACCTTTTGCTATTATTGAAGAAGTGCCAATTTTTCCAGGTTGTACAGGATCAAAAACAGAAAAAAAAGCTTGTTTAAATAAAAAATTACAGAAACATGTACAACGTAATTTTGATGCTGAATTAGCAAATGAGTTAGGTTTATCACCAGGTAAAAAACGTATTTATGTTCAATTTAAAATTGATAAAGATGGTTCTATTACAAGTGTAAATGCAAGAGCTCCTCACCCAAGATTAAAAAAAGAGGCTATTCGTGTAGCTAAAAAAATACCTAAAATGAAACCAGGTAGACAAAGAGGTAGAGCAGTAAGAGTAGGGTATACATTACCTATTACTTTTAATGTAGAATAA
- a CDS encoding uroporphyrinogen-III synthase, which yields MKVKTILVSQPAPKTETSPYFDLAEKQKVKIDFRSFIHVEGIDGKEVRTQKIDLKNYTAIILTSRNAVDHFFRIAEEMRFTVPDSMKYFCQSEAVAFYLQKYVVYRKRKIYVGSRTFPDLIKLIKKHKDEKFLLPSSDKLKPLIPAELDKLGVNWKRANLYKTVVSDLSDLQSVFYDVLVFFSPSGIDSLFQNFPNFKQNETKIAVFGNSTVKAVEDRGLRVDIAAPTPETPSMTMALDKYIKDVNKK from the coding sequence ATGAAAGTGAAAACTATTTTAGTCTCTCAACCTGCTCCCAAAACGGAAACTTCTCCTTATTTTGATTTAGCAGAAAAACAAAAAGTAAAAATTGATTTTCGATCTTTTATTCATGTTGAGGGTATCGACGGAAAAGAGGTTAGAACTCAAAAAATTGATTTAAAAAACTATACTGCAATTATTCTAACAAGCAGAAATGCTGTTGATCATTTTTTTAGAATTGCCGAAGAAATGCGTTTTACAGTTCCTGACTCAATGAAGTATTTTTGTCAATCAGAAGCAGTTGCTTTTTATTTACAAAAATATGTTGTGTACAGAAAACGTAAAATTTATGTTGGAAGTAGAACTTTTCCTGACCTAATTAAATTGATAAAAAAACATAAAGATGAAAAGTTTTTATTACCATCTTCGGATAAATTAAAACCTTTAATCCCTGCTGAATTAGACAAACTAGGAGTTAACTGGAAACGTGCTAATTTATATAAAACAGTTGTTAGTGATTTATCTGACCTACAAAGTGTTTTTTATGATGTTTTAGTATTTTTTAGCCCTTCAGGAATTGATAGTTTATTCCAAAATTTTCCTAATTTTAAACAGAACGAAACAAAAATAGCAGTTTTTGGAAACTCAACTGTTAAAGCTGTTGAAGATAGAGGCTTGCGTGTAGATATTGCTGCACCAACACCTGAAACTCCTTCAATGACTATGGCTTTAGATAAATATATAAAAGATGTTAATAAAAAATAA
- a CDS encoding DUF4271 domain-containing protein: MQAIERIITDNNWITLVILFAIILVAIMKLLAPDKLRDYTFAFFTSGFFKKKVEDNPSVFSVFYMLLFFFSTITISLFLFLMLLQKYYLPTFFNYTIALCFVVLYYVLKYSLETILANIIKANYNTNYFLATKSGYLSNLSLWLFPAIIIYQYAFNSPLFLLIYSLILFIFRAFLIFINNKKIVIRKFFYFILYFCTLEIAPLLIVYKITTT, translated from the coding sequence TTGCAAGCAATTGAACGCATTATAACCGACAATAACTGGATTACCTTAGTCATTTTATTTGCTATTATTTTAGTAGCGATAATGAAACTACTTGCACCTGATAAATTGCGAGATTATACCTTTGCTTTTTTTACTTCGGGGTTTTTTAAAAAAAAAGTAGAAGATAATCCGAGTGTTTTTTCCGTATTTTATATGCTCCTATTTTTTTTCTCTACAATAACAATTTCGTTGTTCTTGTTTTTAATGCTACTTCAAAAATATTATTTGCCTACTTTTTTCAACTATACGATAGCCCTCTGTTTTGTGGTTCTCTATTATGTATTAAAATATTCTTTAGAAACTATTTTGGCTAATATTATTAAGGCTAATTATAATACTAACTATTTCTTAGCTACAAAATCAGGTTATTTAAGCAATCTTAGCTTATGGTTATTTCCAGCCATAATTATCTATCAGTATGCGTTTAACTCTCCTTTATTTTTACTTATTTATAGCCTTATCTTATTTATTTTCAGGGCTTTTTTAATCTTTATTAATAACAAAAAAATAGTTATACGTAAGTTCTTTTATTTTATTTTGTACTTTTGCACCCTTGAAATAGCACCCCTACTAATTGTTTATAAAATAACTACTACGTAA
- a CDS encoding polyprenol monophosphomannose synthase produces MKSDALVIIPTYNEKENIAAIIQATFSQEKEFDILVVDDNSPDGTANIVANLQKEYPNRLYIEKRTGKNGLGTAYIHGFKWAIAKKYDYIIEMDADFSHNPADLIKLYNACAIDGADVSVGSRYSVGVNVVNWPMKRVLLSYCASKYVRFITRIPVHDTTAGFVCWKRKVLETIRFDKIKFIGYAFQIEMKFKAWKHKFTIKEVSVIFTDRVLGTSKLSSGIIKEAVFGVIKMTLKGLPK; encoded by the coding sequence ATGAAATCAGACGCTTTAGTTATAATACCTACTTATAACGAAAAAGAAAACATAGCGGCAATAATACAAGCAACTTTTAGTCAAGAAAAAGAGTTTGATATTTTAGTTGTTGATGATAATTCACCCGATGGTACTGCTAATATCGTAGCGAATTTACAAAAAGAATACCCGAACAGGCTTTATATTGAAAAAAGAACCGGGAAAAATGGATTAGGAACTGCTTATATTCATGGTTTTAAATGGGCAATTGCTAAAAAATACGATTATATTATTGAAATGGATGCTGATTTTTCGCACAATCCTGCTGATTTAATTAAGTTATACAATGCCTGTGCTATTGATGGAGCTGATGTTTCTGTCGGATCTCGATATTCGGTAGGAGTAAATGTGGTAAATTGGCCCATGAAACGAGTTTTATTATCGTATTGTGCCTCTAAATATGTGCGTTTTATTACCAGAATACCAGTGCACGATACCACCGCAGGTTTTGTATGTTGGAAACGAAAAGTACTCGAAACTATTCGATTCGATAAAATTAAATTTATAGGATATGCTTTTCAAATTGAAATGAAATTTAAAGCATGGAAGCATAAATTTACCATTAAAGAAGTATCGGTTATTTTTACAGATAGAGTTTTAGGAACTTCAAAATTAAGTTCTGGAATTATTAAAGAGGCCGTATTTGGAGTGATAAAAATGACATTAAAAGGCTTACCAAAATAA